One region of Brachybacterium saurashtrense genomic DNA includes:
- a CDS encoding YihY/virulence factor BrkB family protein → MAASSSRRGTDAPRLTGTLVLYMAKRVLAEFVRDGGTDQAAKLTYFMVLSIAPTLLALFSLATLVLKGIKDQIADLLVDAINSAAGGSGLGAEDAVRSTLDSLLGSTTGGTIALIIGIGTALWSASAYIKAYSRAANHIYELPEGRGPIRMNATMLALTVAMILGILLIMVSILLSESIVEGLLGPIASSIGAQGALSFLLESFLPIWAWVKWPVILVIAFALISLLFWGAPNLRKPFRFISPGGVFAILGVAVAAVALSIYMTTVAGYSSYGAIGGIMAVLFALWVINIVIIMGAEVDAEYERARELAAGKPAEDSLALPMRGARGAEKAEAKHQKLVDRGRDIRLQNLHHDAEAYLGEDARLTPRHGVPVVPAGGADGPEGRGRDRDRDA, encoded by the coding sequence ATGGCCGCTTCCTCCTCCCGCCGGGGCACCGATGCCCCGCGGCTCACCGGCACCCTCGTGCTCTACATGGCCAAGCGCGTGCTCGCCGAGTTCGTGCGCGACGGCGGCACCGATCAGGCCGCGAAGCTCACCTACTTCATGGTGCTCTCGATCGCACCCACCCTGCTGGCGCTGTTCTCCCTGGCCACCTTGGTGCTGAAGGGGATCAAGGATCAGATCGCGGATCTGCTCGTGGACGCGATCAACTCCGCCGCGGGCGGCAGCGGGCTGGGCGCGGAGGACGCCGTGCGCTCCACGCTCGATTCTCTGCTGGGCTCCACCACCGGCGGCACGATCGCGCTGATCATCGGCATCGGCACGGCGCTGTGGTCCGCCTCCGCGTACATCAAGGCGTACAGCCGCGCGGCCAACCACATCTACGAGCTGCCGGAGGGCCGCGGGCCGATCCGCATGAACGCGACGATGCTCGCGCTCACCGTCGCGATGATCCTGGGCATCCTGCTGATCATGGTCTCGATCCTGCTCAGCGAGTCGATCGTGGAGGGTCTGCTGGGGCCGATCGCCTCGTCGATCGGGGCCCAGGGCGCGCTGTCGTTCCTGCTGGAGTCCTTCCTGCCGATCTGGGCCTGGGTGAAGTGGCCGGTGATCCTCGTGATCGCCTTCGCCCTGATCTCGCTGCTGTTCTGGGGCGCGCCGAACCTCCGCAAGCCCTTCCGCTTCATCTCCCCCGGCGGCGTGTTCGCGATCCTCGGCGTGGCCGTGGCCGCGGTGGCGCTGTCGATCTACATGACCACGGTGGCCGGCTACTCCAGCTACGGCGCGATCGGCGGCATCATGGCCGTGCTGTTCGCGCTGTGGGTGATCAACATCGTGATCATCATGGGCGCGGAGGTGGACGCCGAGTACGAGCGCGCCCGCGAGCTCGCCGCCGGCAAACCGGCCGAGGATTCCCTCGCCCTGCCGATGCGGGGCGCGCGCGGCGCGGAGAAGGCGGAGGCCAAGCACCAGAAGCTCGTGGACCGGGGCCGTGACATCCGCCTGCAGAACCTCCACCACGACGCCGAGGCGTACCTCGGCGAGGACGCCCGCCTCACCCCGCGCCACGGAGTGCCCGTGGTGCCCGCCGGCGGCGCGGACGGCCCCGAGGGCCGCGGCCGGGACCGGGACCGGGACGCCTGA
- a CDS encoding SOS response-associated peptidase, translating to MCGRFAFFQEIEPLIDDLDAVDLEDPRLRARWNIPPTAPIHVITESIDRDTGEVLRALRAARWGLLPPFAKDQAFSSRTFNARRETLGEKPSFRGSLGRYRALVPMDGYYEWVRNDAGRRRQPYFIAPADGSPLYMAALVAWWKGPGGHEGPAASEDGAFLLSATIITREATGELAEIHDRTPVMLRREAVDAWLDTAMDDRHAAQEWILDDAHLLDDATLAVREVDPAVGTVGNDGPELLEPPRTLL from the coding sequence ATGTGCGGGCGCTTCGCGTTCTTCCAGGAGATCGAGCCGCTGATCGACGACCTCGACGCCGTCGACCTCGAGGATCCCCGCCTGCGCGCGCGCTGGAACATCCCGCCCACCGCCCCGATCCACGTGATCACCGAGTCGATCGACCGGGACACCGGGGAGGTGCTGCGCGCCCTGCGCGCGGCCCGCTGGGGGCTGCTGCCGCCGTTCGCGAAGGACCAGGCATTCTCCTCCCGCACCTTCAACGCCCGCCGCGAGACCCTGGGCGAGAAGCCCAGCTTCCGCGGGAGCCTGGGCCGGTACCGCGCACTGGTCCCGATGGACGGCTACTACGAATGGGTGCGCAACGACGCCGGCCGGCGCAGGCAGCCGTATTTCATCGCCCCGGCCGACGGCTCCCCGCTGTACATGGCGGCGCTGGTGGCCTGGTGGAAGGGCCCCGGCGGCCACGAGGGCCCGGCCGCGAGCGAGGACGGCGCCTTCCTGCTCTCCGCCACGATCATCACCCGCGAGGCCACCGGCGAGCTCGCCGAGATCCACGACCGCACCCCGGTGATGCTGCGCCGCGAGGCGGTGGACGCCTGGCTCGACACCGCCATGGACGACCGCCACGCCGCCCAGGAGTGGATCCTCGACGATGCGCACCTCCTGGACGATGCGACGCTCGCCGTGCGCGAGGTCGACCCCGCCGTGGGGACGGTGGGCAACGATGGTCCCGAGCTGCTCGAGCCGCCCCGCACCCTGCTGTGA